A stretch of the Lactuca sativa cultivar Salinas chromosome 9, Lsat_Salinas_v11, whole genome shotgun sequence genome encodes the following:
- the LOC111918033 gene encoding heavy metal-associated isoprenylated plant protein 39: MKKVVLKLDFLDEKTKQKAMKNVSSLSGVDSIAMDMKDKKLTVTGDVDPVTIVSKLRKICHTEIVSVGPAKEPEKKKDDGGAAGGGDKKKEDEKKKADDKKKEDEKKKHEEALKLAYAAAYHQQPYPYYNYQQQQQQPYYYNHPPTPYYSKVVQDETPNCVIC; this comes from the exons ATGAAG AAAGTTGTGTTGAAATTGGACTTCTTGGATGAGAAAACCAAACAAAAGGCTATGAAAAACGTCTCCAGTCTCTCAG GGGTGGATTCGATAGCAATGGACATGAAAGACAAGAAGCTGACTGTAACAGGGGATGTAGATCCAGTGACAATTGTGTCAAAACTGAGGAAGATTTGTCATACGGAGATAGTTTCAGTTGGGCCGGCAAAGGAACCGGAGAAGAAGAAGGACGACGGCGGAGCTGCCGGCGGCGGTGACAAGAAGAAAGAAGACGAAAAAAAGAAAGCAGATGATAAGAAGAAAGAAGATGAAAAGAAGAAACATGAAGAAGCTTTGAAATTAGCTTATGCTGCTGCATATCATCAACAGCCATATCCTTATTACAATTATCAACAACAGCAGCAACAACCATATTACTATAATCATCCACCTACACCATACTATTCTAAAGTTGTTCAAGATGAAACCCCCAATTGTGTTATTTGCTAA